The following DNA comes from Clupea harengus chromosome 9, Ch_v2.0.2, whole genome shotgun sequence.
CATGGAGCCCACTCGCATGCACTAACATATAATTGGAAGTATAAAGTGGAAAGTGCATCATTTATTCTCCTAAAACTGTCTTTTatgatgttttaaatatgtattaGGTTCTTCAGGTTCATCTATGGCGCAATGCCGACAGGTACGACAAGTTCCTCCGGTCTTAGAAGGGTTTCCAAGTTTGCTCTTGAATTACACACTTTCCATTCATCAAGAGTGCACCTCCACATGGAGTTACACTTCATGACTTGAGTAGGTGTAGTAGTTTACAAACTAGTCGTTTCATTTACTACAAAGTCTGATGCTGCAAACAGAATGTCTTATCTTGTGGCCATCCACAATAATATGAACTGATTGAAGAACCATACTGGTTGACATGTCAGTCTGACAAACTGACATAATAACGCACATTTTCTGGTAGAACAAATATCTGTTTACATTGCATTATTCGTGCTTTCCTGAATAACATATCTGGATTCGGGTGCCTCCCTAGTAGTACAGCTCTGTTTTGGCATGTTGAGTGTTTGGTGTTAGAAGTGTGGCTTACCGTGatggtgtgttgagtgtttggtGTGAGAAGAGTGGCTTACCGTGATGGTGTGTTGGGTGTTTGGTGTGAGAACCGTGATGGCATGTTGAGTGTTTGGTGTGAGAACCGTGATGGCATGttgagtgtttggtgtgttgaGTGTATGGTGTGAGAAGCGTAGCTTACCGTGATGGTGTGTTGGGGTTGTTGGGGTCCCATGCTCCACTCTGGCCCGGTGTTCTACTCCCGTCATGTATTGGCGTCTGAGAGCCGTAATGGGGCGTTCTGCTGCCTAAACACACGGAGAGGGGCAACTCTGCTGTTAGCTTCTCCTGAAAAAATACATACTAGTGCTGCCtataacacactacacacacatcctgtgtcAGCACACTCCTTTATGCATGATGTACAGGATATCACTTCAAGGTGATCcaacaggaagaagaaaaatgaGAAAATGATGCAATCTGGCCATTCATTTATCTGGAAATTCAGAATTGCTTTAAACCTGAACAGACTCCAAACCTATGCTGTGACACAGGTGCCTCGGTTTAAAACAAATTAGATCATGAATGTTTTAGTAGTCCTCGTAGTCTTGTGACTGGGACACAAATGTGTAAAGTGTCATTTCCACTGGATCAGACTATTCCCTCTTCTTTTAGATAAACTGATAAATTTGATCAACTAACATTTCTCATTAAACAATGCAAtatttcaattatttcaaataataAATATTTGCAATTGACAATGATGACAGGCAAAGAGTGGTTTGACTGCATAGCCATGACCACAGGactacaacaaaacatttatcaATCATGAAAGATGAAAACCGCTCCTGATTGGGATGAAATAGTTGGAGCACTAGCTGGGGGGCAGAACCTGCGGTAGAAAGTTTGTGAGCAGCAGGTAGTCGGAAGCCACTGCTCCCAGTATAGGGGACATGGTAACTCTGCAGTACCAAATCTTAGCTGGGAAAAGAAAACGGGACTATTCTTTCCAGATGTGCTTGTTCTGAGGAGGCTTACCGTCACCGTGCAGCGGCGTCTGGCTGCCGTACATGGGCGTGCGAGAGCCAGTGCCATACATGGGGGTCTGGGAGCCATACATAGGGGTACGGCCATGGGTTGATGTCGCGCCGCCATGCCTCTTGGCACCACTGTAGAAAGGAACAACAGATTAACAGACCACCTCAACGATCAACTGTAagaattaattatttttttttctctcctcagaTGCAAATGTAAGTTTTGAACTAACACAGTGGTAAGACGCTGGCGATCAACAGAGATGGTCTGGCAGGTGGAATGCAGCTCAACACGAGCTGTCGACTCTGTTGCATCCTTCACAACCCCAATGTAACctgagggacagggacaggacaCACTCAGACCTACTGCTCAAACATTCACACTCTTAAgacaggaaagacacacacacacacacctttatagGGTCCCTGAGAAATCCTGACAGTTTGACCAATTAGATCATTATCACGTCTTCCTCGACCGCGCCCCattcctccaccaccacctcctcctcctcctcctcctcctcctcttccaccacctccatctccacctgcacctgcacctcCAGCTGCACCTCCACGCCCGCCTGTGAACGAGATGgttaaacacataaacattcaaAGACATACTAACAAACCTGCAATACTGCTCTTGAAACACTGCTCTAGGGTGTTCAGGCTATGGACTCTGTAAAGGGCTTGGAAaccatttcaattgttattagcacaATATAAATAACTAAAGAATTCTACGAATTGAATTTCTGTTCAAAAGGTTAACAAACTGACCCGACTGGCTTGAAAAGGTCCCATGCACTGTCTCAGCACTGAATGAGGATTCCGATTCTAAGCATGAGGGTTTTAATGTTCTAACAGGCGTGAAGGAAACTCACCTGCTCCACCACCAGGGTGCATGGGGCTGCTGATGCGAGGACTCATGGGTGCAAAACCACCCACCGTGAAATTAGTCACATCCCTGGGCTGTGAACACAAGAACACTTATTCTCAAAGACCTTCCGCATGGCAAAgaaaaacagtacaaaacaaTAATGGATATAGacatacaacaaaaatattCGCAAAATATTCATCACCAGAGTTATCGGCTACTTATTTTCCCAATGGAATTCCTTCACAGAGAAGGTTAAGCACACATTCTGTTAAAGAAACGAACACAGGAACCTAGAAATTGATCAAAGATCTGATTCATCCCTAAGTTTTTCTGAGATCTTGCCACTTCGAAGAGTATCAGTGGAAAATCTCGTCTTAGCAATAGTGGGACTTTTTTGGTCAAGACAGAGTGAAATTGTTAAGTAGTGAAAGTATTTACATTCAATGAATAATTCCCCTTTACAATTTATAACCGAAATCTCAGCATACCTAGTCCTGATGTAATCTATTGATATCAGGAAAAGAGGTGACCGTGTTAAAAaggaagaggggtgtgtgttaaaAACTTGGAACTAACCTTGGAACCACCAGCAAGGACCACGTGACGCGTCTTGCAAACAAACATGCCACCATTCTCTACAAGCTTCTTACAATGAAGGAAGGCAAAGCCTCGAAAAAGGTGACGGATCTCTCCCTCGCGCCCCTGCAACAAGAAACATACATGCATTGTTTGATGAACGGACAGATATGCCACGCAGCCAattacagacaaaaaaaagacacacatttaGCAACTTCTGGTCTTGATTGAAGTCATAGTTTCCACAAAACGTAATCGTCACTGTGGCAAATATGATCTTGAAAATTCTTTCATAGTTCTTCTCTTTCCAAAAACTAATCTCACAGGACAAAACAAGACTTTGGCACTGGTTGGAGACAATTTGCTTACATTTTGGTACTGAATGGCAATAAGACCCAGACCTAACAAAGCCCCCTTTCCTCGTAAATTCACCCCCAGTTTGTTCCTACTCTACTTTCCCTTAATAGTAAAAGGAGCAcactatacccactaaacttgaaaaaaaaatttttttataaaatagttataatttttgctgaaactttattcagttttctgctttgttttgtttgtttgcagcctgaAAATGCAGTAATATGAAATCGTAAAAACTCACTTTTATGATGCAGATTGATATAGTGCTTTGTAGAAACCATAAGAAAAAGGAATTTAGTTCAAGTAATTTCTGAGATGCAGCTTAATATGTAAGGTTTTTCTTGTAGCCCCACCTTTGGGCTATTTGTGCCAAGGTTTTATACAGTCCATGCTCATGACACAAACCTACATTCCAGTTTTCATGATGATTGGAAGTTCAAAGTATGCAATTTCTTTGGCTGCTAGCAGCCACACTGATCAATTCAGTTATGTTGTAAAGTTCGCACATGTGAAGTATCGTGGAAATTAGACAACGTGTTGACATCTACTGCACTTGAGCATTTTGATGAAATTTGATGGGCTCATATGCAAAACAGATTGACGTATCAAAATGTCTTTGTAAACTTTGTCAGCATTGCCTGTAGATGATGTATGCCAAATTTGGTCAGAATTGGATGAACGGCTTTTAACTAATTTGATTCTCTTTCAccgtacatttttatttataattttttttaaatggcggAATTTTGACATTTTACGAGCAGAAGACCAGTGAGGCAAAACTGGGGTCAATGAGTGTCATTTTACGTGCCAAGTCTCCAAACCACTTGCCTATTTTGGAGTTCCTAGGCCTTATGGTTTTTACACTTttagagaaggcaaagacaacgaTTTTTTTAAGCaaaaaatttaaaataaaatccaGTCTGGTGTCTTCAAACTAAATTAATTGGTAATAGAACTGCTGTACAAAAGCAATGTAATGCTTGTGTTCATGGGGTTGGATAAAGAATTACCTGCGGAACTCGCCTAGTGTCTACGGCCAAGCCATAGGGATATCCTTTATCAACCCCACTTTCACTCAAGTCATAAGATGACGAATGACCAGAACTAAATCTCCTAGTAATTAAAGCAAATTTTGAAGATCCTATcaacaattcaattaaattttatttatatagcgccaaaacaattacattgtctcaaggcactcaACAAGATAATAACATTTACAAGAGTGAATTCTGCTCTCCACAACCCAACCACAGATATCTAATTTGTGACATGAAACGCATTATGCAgtcttattattatttcttcatGCACAGGAATTTTACAGTGTTGGGTTGGATGattttttgtctctttgtaTTGAGCATGATTCTGATGAACCAGGGACGCCAAAGTCGTGCCTGACACAAGAATGACCCTAATGAATGACACTACTGAATGACACCACTGAATGACCCTACTGAATGACACTACTGAATGACACTACTGAATGACACCACTGAATGACACTACTGAATGACACCACTGAATGACACCACTGAATGACACCACTGAATGACACCACTGAATGACACTACTGAATGACCTCACTGAATGACACTACTGAATGACCTCACTGAATGACACTACTGAATGACCTCACTGAATGACACTACTGAATGACACTACTGAATGACACTACTGAATGTCGATAATGCTAATGGCTGGTGTATTTGGAATGAAGAGGAGCAAAGGAAGAGCACAGAAATCAGAAATTAGTCACAATCTTGATTTCCGGAAAATTTTACATACCGAATGAGGCCCATCTATGACTTTCACAATGTCCTTCACATGGATGTTGTTCTGTTCAGAGTCCAGGGCTACAGCAAAGCGGTTGTCCTTGCGCCGGTTCACAGCCTGATGGCGCACTGTCTGCACCTTACCATGCATGTTCAGCACCTGGAGGACAACAGATGGGTGATCAACACAGAATCCCTGACGAGAGACCTGCTCTGATCTCAAGTGGACAGCTCTAAGTAAAAGTGTGAATGTACCCAGGATGCTTTGAGGATGCATGGAGATCTGATTGCTATGACCACCAGGTGGTCTGGTCCACACAGGGCCATTTTCATTTAGCAGTGTCCCTGGCACATGAAGGACCCACCTACTCAACTGACGTCCTATAATGAAGTGGAAGTACGTACTCAAAAGCTGGCTTTGTCCACGATGTCTGAAAAATGAGATATTTAACTAGTGTGTAATGGTTGATATCAATAACCAATAACATACCAAGTAGGCCTAATGTCCGATAAGCAAACTTGCTtcccccttccttccctctaGCCAGCAGGTTTTACTTCTGGCAAACATCAAGATTTTCTGAGGTTGCAAATAATGAGTATCCCCCCAACACTATCCAGCTGATAAGGACTGCTTACTCGACTAAAAGGCAATTCAATATTAACACCATTCCTTTCTTCAGTAAACAGAAGTGTAGATAGCCTATATAAAGCTTAGTGCTGTGCAAAGATATATTTTGAACTGGGAGATATTAATGTTGTGTCTATATGGTTCTTGTATTATTTGACTACGCTGGGCCCAGTGTGATCGGTTTATTAGACTAACTTCAATGTGCTTTTTAGTCATTCTTCAGTAAAGTAAATATGCATGGCAGTTTAACTATTATATAGTTGCAATCGAAAATATTCACCCCCTCACCTCAAAAGTTATAGTAATGCGAGTCAAGGTTAATGAAAATACGTACGACAAAAAGCCTCATTAAAAAAACGAAATATTGATTGATACATATTTGAGTTATTTTGAGAAGATAAATTGGCTTAATGCATAAACTTTGAGTTTAAATGGAAAATTTAACTTTTcacaaatgtgcatgtgcactaTTATTCAACCCCCAGCTTCAGTACTTTGTCGAGCACCCTTCAGCCTTTATAACTTCTAATAAGCATTTTCAGTAAGCGCTGACAATCGTCTTACAACTCTCTGTTGGAATCTTACTCCATTCTTCACATGCAAAAGCATTTGGTCTTTATGGTCTTATGCATGTGGAGACGGAATCTAATGCCAACTGTACTTAAGAGTTGTCTGTTTGTGATGTGAACAGTGTGTGAACAGGCCGTTTGTGTACCTGGAAGGTCTCTCGCTCCAGCCTGACGATCACCCCCACGGTCTGAGGCTCCAGCTGCACCAGCTCACCCCATTCATGCTGGCCCCCCGCATCCACCCCAGAGGCCGTTTCCGAACATAGCTGGAGATCTCGCGGCAAAACCTTCAACTGTAGCCAGGAAAATACACAGTTAATTCAAACTTCATCAGAGGGCCACCACAACCCATCAGCCACAAAATGCATGTCCGGACAGTACCACGGCAATTGTAGTTTACCTCGTGCATGGTGAGGTCCGAGAAGAGGATGACAAAATTCTCCTCGACTCGCACAATGAGTCCTGTGTCACCTTCGTAGCGCCCCGCAATCACCTTTACGTGATCTCCCATGCGGAAGTATTTCCTTAACTCATGTGCAGGGAACTCCAGTGGGTCCTGTACAGGAACAAACAGAAATGTAGGTGCAAGCAACAATGTTGGGGGACAAACACTTCAGTTGGACATATTCAACATGACAACTTGATGTTATCACGTAAAGACTATGGTCGTAAGAACTCTTGGCAAAATGGGCTCAGATATGACATCCCTACCTCAATACCAATATATCATACTATACAGGAGTCCTACTtccatttggaaaaaaaaaatactaataatTTTGAGATTCACACCTCTTGTCATTTTTATCATTATGACAACTGTTTACTGTTGCAACCTTTCAAACAGCACAACCTATGGTTATTCTTGCTGTGAACCTGCAGAATGCTGGCGTGTAGGTTGAAGtgtaatgtgattttttttcagcttCCTGGTGGGAGTAGGAGTCAGTGCTGCCTTTATAAGATTATCCTGTGCTTCATGCAAGAGTTAACAGACAGATGTAGTAAGTAAATGTAGCACCTTGAGGTCCTCATGTTTGGGCATGATTGTGATCTTGTTGCCATCCACACTGAGGATTTTTCCCTGGAGGTTGATCagctccccctcacacacttccacattgTCCCCGGCCTGGAGGTTATGCTCTCGCTCCTTACCTGTAGAAACAGCCCACAGCCCAGCTTCACATCACTGAAGTCAGcccacagagcacagcagaAGACGAGAGCTatgacaacacagaacacatatgAACTGGGAAACAGTACCTGCGGTTTCTGTGACCACCTCCAGATCAATGCCCTCTGGCTGGTCCTCAAACTTTTCCAGTTCTGATAGAGTTGGTTTCACACCTTCTGTGATCTAAGAGAAAGTGGCAGAACCAGACATAAGATAAGGAGGACACAGAATATAGAATACTATTACACTATAGTCTCAATATTAGATATTAAGTTAATAATGTAGAACCTCACCACAGCAGACATGGCAAAAGTTTTGAAGAGGAAGCCCTTACGGCTGTAGCGGTTGCTTTCAAAAATCATGAACTCCACATCATGAGTCACTTCCCCTCCGAGAGACCTGCACAGTTCAGTTAAACGATGATATTAAACAAAATCAAGTACAAACTGAACATAGTAGATTTCCTCCATGCAATCTGCAAATACATCAAAAGCATTATCTTTCTTTCCCAGGAATCTCTCAGTTTGTTCTAATGGTTTTTGACATGGAAATGAATGAATCTCTTAACTATGGATGCCATTGTTTCAAATCAGGTGGTCTGGTTAATTGTGAAATGACCAGTTTCCCGGTTATCttgattattttctatttcaacAATTCAGGGACCTCACGTTTCTCCATCATCCTCACAACACAGCCTAAGCACAGTTCAATGCAATTCAACCAAttttttatatagcaccaataaTAATtgagagcccagagcctgatggaagcagatggattcatacacgtatcagaggATAGATGGTAAAGTCGGGTATTTATAGCAGTCGGTTTAATCCAAAGTCAACAGGGGACAACAGTGACAACATAGAGGTGATCGAACTCAATTACAGGGACAGTAGGATTTCTTTTGTGTAAAAGGTGCAGAAAAGTGGAGGTACGTACAAACAGGACTGGCTGATGTCGgtaaactgggctacagacagtgcatgctgtactgtgaaggagggcctttacggaccccgggtacagcatgcaacgcgtgttgcagctgtcgccaggcagttgggcactgttgtgtatcctgccactcTTGCTATCATAACTAAAATtctcatgcaccatgtcagccaaccaaaacaaaacataactcatcaaaactaaacataaacaaaattcccaTACAACTTGCCAGGCAACCTCTCCCTCTACATCACattatgctaatactgataaagtggccatatcgTTTATCTCTTCATTTGTttgtcaaattgatgtttactaaccaaactttctctcttacagcgtgacctttgctcgcaaatgctgatggctgtagAAACATAGTTcttcatcaccatatccattaagtacatatacgTGTATTGGCAGctgaactctacccactcacttagtctagactaggaagggaagaaagagactactttgctgtgggatgctgctggagtctctccacctgatctacttgcaaaAATCCTCGGCCTACACCTATCCATCCCCACCACATTGTCATGCACTTATtgtaccccatactctgtgctagcatttacctgcaatgtaaataactttcattactctacttacacctgtaatagtaaccttacgagcacactgtatacccactaagctgttgcAGAATATACTTGAATGCTCGATCCCCATCTTATCCACTATTAATTtagtatgcatcatgtataaaCCATGTTATGTTTTACCACAtatatgctagcatgctcatcccgatacgtgtatgatttcatctgccatgtttctgatcccTCTACTCCCTCCTTTTCTGCGTtgagccccacccaccccctttctttttctagctctacctctctacctggccggctccaagcagatggccCCCCCCTTGTGTGAcgaggttctgcttaaggtttcttcctgattaacagggattTTTCCTTGCCACTGTCCACTGTGCTTGCGCTAAGGTGAGCAGGACCTGGGCTCTCTAAAGcagaattgtattgttttgatgCTATATAAACAAAATTGAATTTAACTTTAAGTTCCACAATGTATCTTTGTGACtactatgagaccagacatggtgttgtattctgagtgtgagtgccctgtttactttattgagttaacaattcccttaaaagatgtgattgaggaagcatttgaaaggaagaagctaaagtatgcagAACTGGTAGCGTAAGCAAGGCAATGAGGTTGGCAGGCTCACACAAGACCAATGGAGATAGGTGTTttggctttgtagctaaatcaaaccacaacacttctgttgAACTTCTCGGTGAGAAAGCCAGCCTGTGGTTGAGGCTGCGGTGCCtgcagactacttggggtcgtGAATTACCTGAACTTAAACTGTAAAACTGTACGTGAAATCTTATCAAGGTCAGACAAGCTAATAGTCAAAAAGGACACAAAGACAATCATACCTAATCTTTTCAGCATCAAACAGCTTCTGAGTAGGCCTCTTAGACTTCTTCCTTTTGGCAAACCAATCTTTCTGTGAAAAGAAATCAAACTCAGAGGAGAACAAATACTTACAGAGCTTACACATCCATCACCTCACTACATAGCCTTAAAGCCTCACCATGCTCATGCGAGCTTTAATGCGGTCCAGATCTAGACGCGGGATCAGCTTCAGTGAGATTGTGTTCTGACTTGGTTCAACATAGTCAACCtaagacaaaaaacaaaacaaaaatttgATTTACATTTCCAGAAGGGAATACTAGCTAATGCAAAGCAAAAAATTCAAAATACATATGACAAAAAAGATTAGAACATTTATGAAAGACAGTGTGCCTGTTATTGAtcaaatatttaatatatttcacttttttagtctctttctctacctgtgTAGGTGCACCACCACTGGTTTCTACTGAATCGAAGCAGTATGTTGGTCCCCATAAAAGGGTGTTACCGTTTCGTtgcaccattcatttcaatgggacATTTTTACTTCTTTCTCTTAAATATTCGTAAAGTGTAAGgtgtggaaaaaagaaaatgtgacaGTGCCATACAAGTTGGCTCAAATTGTTGAAGGCGTTAAAAATATGTGGTTTAATTGAAAACCAAACCATTTCTATGGACCTGACGCTCAAGAAAGAGAACCGTGTTTTAAGCTTTGGTGTCGACATGCGTCCGACGCCGCCAGTGGGCGTTGTCTTTACAGCTTTAATTGTTCAAGTGTAGCCTGTTTATAAGGACAGCATGGGCTAGCATAACATGCCAATCAGCTGGAATTAAGAGAAAATAAGAACAAAATGTGATTGTTCCATCCCATCCTTACCTGAGCGATGTCATCTTTGTAGAGGCCCCTCTTCAGGCGGACCCAGGATTTGGGCTTGAGATTAGTCACCTCTTTCACCACCTTCAGCACATCAGTCATCTCTTTGATGGGAACCATCTGCTGGTTCCAAAAGCCCATGCGCAGGTTGCCCACTCCCTCTATGGCAGACTTCACATGGGTCTGCTTGTATGACTCCACATAGATGTAGCCTTTCACATGCTCAGGAGAAACCACTGACTTGATTTGAAGGGGCTGCATAGGAGAGACAATCAAACTCATCAAAGTTgacagcaagacagacagagccaTGAGTCAAAACTAAAGTGAGAGCCAGGATCATTGGCTCTGCAACACACTCACCGTGTCCGTAAACTGATAGGCGATGAACTTCCTCATCAAAGCAATGGCAgtggccctctcctctccaatctAACACGGGACAGgattcaacatttacattttccaAAGCAATCAAATCACTGCTTGTGTCTAAAAAGCTGAATAAAAACTGAGCCCATACCTTACACTTGACAGTCCATAAATTAGGATCTCTGTAAAGAAAAGTTAACACACATTCCATTTAAATGGATGATCTGGGACACACAGTTCATTCTATACATGGATGTCCATAAATATGGACTGTAtctgcacaaacacagcccTCTAAAAACACATCAGATGAAACTAGTCCAGACAACTGTTGAACTCTACATACTTGACACCCGGAAGAAGTTGCTGTTGGGTGATGTCATCAGACAGTTCCTCTGATCCTCCATAGAAACTAGAAAAGGAAAGACAAACATGTACAGCCTTAGTCCACTCACGCATCAGCAGTTGCAGAATTTTGAACAACATAAGTTGTTTAGTTTAGAACATAAGTTGTTTAGTTATTGAAATTGCTTTTCAAAGCGCAATTTCAATGATGATTATGTGATTTGGTAAGCATAATCTAAACACATCACAGCTCAaaaaattcaaatcaaatcaacttACTTGTCATTTGGCTGATAAAGAGCAATCGAATTTCAGCTTATAACATAGGACATCAGCATTCAATTCTCCAAACCGAACTGTAACTAAGTCATATTGAACTTCCCAGCATTTCTGCCAGATGTCACTCAAGACTTGCACCGTGTGAGGATAGTGTCCACACCACAGCTAGCAAATCTCAGTGTATTTGAAAATGGCTGCCCAAGTGATGAGAAGGGCTGGTAGGCCACATTCAGACGAGGTGTTTTCAGACTTACTGTTCTCCTCCTGAGGACTTGGCATATTTTCTCATGTAGTACTCTCCCAAGGCCTCTTCTCTTGAGTCTCTGGAACAGCcagcaaagcaaacacacagtgaGCTCCACACATGAAATATTCAGACTGGAccactataataataataataatttaccCTACTTGGGATTAAAAGTGAATCACAGATTAAAAAGTGAATGGAGGTTTTTATAGTGAAATACACAAGTAACAAAATAAAAGGACAAAAATAATGATTTAGTCGTAGTACATTTTGTCTGAGCCTGCAAATTGCATTTATCACCAActttcttatttcttttctcAGAAATGCTTTTGTGTTCAGCATATCTTTAAGATACTTGCCCTTAGGCCTAAAGACAGAAAAATGTACTCTCTCTGGTCATCACCTTCAACCAATCATGCACTTGCTGATCACAGTTTCAAGTCTTGATACATAAGCCCTTTCCACAGGAGTAGACAGTTCTTAATGGAATCCCACCATTATAATCGTGTTCAAACAACTGAGTTAGCCATGACTTTTGATCCTCAATTACCTGATCTTAAAtataggatatatatatatatatatatatatttctccatATCTGTTTAACACACAAAGGATGGGGCCCCATATGGCCTGCTGCTATTAGCGATAAAGTGCAACGCTTCTGTGAAATGAACTGGTTCAACCCACTGTTTAAGTACATGAAGACTATGCCATCTGCTTCCAACTGGCTGCCCTGCTTtgctcattctcactctcctACCTCCAAAGGTTCTGAAGCCTGCGAGATCCAGAGTGATCCTCGTCCAGCACCACATGGTCTAGGTTAGAAGCTGCAGAGAGGCACAAAACCAGGCAAGATCAGTATTACATCCAAAGCACCAAGACACTGAAGGAACAACTCATCTGAAGCATGCCCATTACCTGCATGTGGAAATCCAACATGAAACTGCTGTAAATGACCCTTAACAATGCTAACACTTAACAATGCTAAACAGTGTGCTGTATACTACCAGGccttgattaacaaaaatagtctctAGGATTGCATTGATCTTTATAATATGCATGAATTATCACCAGTCAGTTACAAACAATCAGGACACTTCTGAAGTGTTCCAGTTATTTCACATGTGCACCATACACTAAAGGGATAGGTTTAAACAAACTCTGCTTGAGCTTAGTATACCCATGATTCACCTGTGTTTCATACCCATGATTCACCTGTGTTTCATGGGCATTCCTATCCTGCATTTGTCTTTCATCACCACTAAATACTTTAACATTCCGATGACCATTACCAAAAATTGATTTTTCCAAAGAGAGCACTCACCCTCTGCCTCTTCTGTCCATGTCCAGGAAAGTTGCAGTTCAgaaaacatacgcacacagtaAAGGGCAGCAAagccacaggcagcacaaaacAACCAGATGGAGGGGAAAAGGGTCATTAATGAGGTTTGTGACAAAATGTAAACACCAAGTGATGCAACTGCACAATGTAATTAGCTGATGACAATAAACAGAAATAATGTTCAGCAAATACAACAAATCACTGGATCTCATCCACTAATGTCCACAAACAAGACTGCACACTGGGTGCTGAAAACGCTGCATGCAAAACAATGTCCCATTATCTTTGACATTGCGTTC
Coding sequences within:
- the supt5h gene encoding transcription elongation factor SPT5 isoform X1 encodes the protein MSDSEDSDFSDNQSGSEAEEVEENEEEGAASVAGSDKGEGEDLEDEEEYDEEEEEEDDERPRKKPRHGGFILDEADVDDEYEDEEEDPWEEGAEDILEKVNEEAEASNLDHVVLDEDHSGSRRLQNLWRDSREEALGEYYMRKYAKSSGGEHFYGGSEELSDDITQQQLLPGVKDPNLWTVKCKIGEERATAIALMRKFIAYQFTDTPLQIKSVVSPEHVKGYIYVESYKQTHVKSAIEGVGNLRMGFWNQQMVPIKEMTDVLKVVKEVTNLKPKSWVRLKRGLYKDDIAQVDYVEPSQNTISLKLIPRLDLDRIKARMSMKDWFAKRKKSKRPTQKLFDAEKIRSLGGEVTHDVEFMIFESNRYSRKGFLFKTFAMSAVITEGVKPTLSELEKFEDQPEGIDLEVVTETAGKEREHNLQAGDNVEVCEGELINLQGKILSVDGNKITIMPKHEDLKDPLEFPAHELRKYFRMGDHVKVIAGRYEGDTGLIVRVEENFVILFSDLTMHELKVLPRDLQLCSETASGVDAGGQHEWGELVQLEPQTVGVIVRLERETFQVLNMHGKVQTVRHQAVNRRKDNRFAVALDSEQNNIHVKDIVKVIDGPHSGREGEIRHLFRGFAFLHCKKLVENGGMFVCKTRHVVLAGGSKPRDVTNFTVGGFAPMSPRISSPMHPGGGAGGRGGAAGGAGAGGDGGGGRGGGGGGGGGGGGGMGRGRGRRDNDLIGQTVRISQGPYKGYIGVVKDATESTARVELHSTCQTISVDRQRLTTVGAKRHGGATSTHGRTPMYGSQTPMYGTGSRTPMYGSQTPLHGDGSRTPHYGSQTPIHDGSRTPGQSGAWDPNNPNTPSRGADEDYEFGYDDEPSPSPQGYGSTPNPQTPGYPEVPSPQVNPQYNPQTPGTPAMYNTDQYSPYAAPSPQGSYQPSPSPQSYHQVAPSPVGYQNTHSPASYHPTPSPMAYQASPSPSPVGYSPMTPGAPSPGGYNPHTPGSNIDQTSCDWVTTDILVRVKDTFLDAAVVSQTGVIRSVTGGMCSVFLQDTEKVVSISSEHLEPITPTKNNKVKVILGEDREASGVLLSIDGEDGIVRMELDEQLKILNLRFLGKLEV